From a region of the Candidatus Brocadia sp. genome:
- the mtaB gene encoding tRNA (N(6)-L-threonylcarbamoyladenosine(37)-C(2))-methylthiotransferase MtaB, with amino-acid sequence MKTCAFITLGCKVNQYETQAIRESLAAKGFIETAPEQAADLYVINTCTVTSASDEKSRQYIKKVRRKNPAATVVVTGCYAESDTETIKKLEGVDFVITKAEEAQLAEIVSRDTVHRVPASPSKRGGWGDDTYIPRSEKESIYNLKISHFAGHTRAFLKIEDGCDLYCSYCIIPYVRGGIKSRRPQDILEEAQRLIDNGYKEIILTGIHLGAYGKDTQGNYRLLDIIQMLCNLSGLERLRLSSIEVNEITHDLIDLVAHTNQICPHFHIPLQSGDDFILKRMNRKYSSSQYLEVLDSIRSKIDSPSFTTDVIVGFPGEKDAHFENTINLCKKVGFSRMHIFPFSAREGTPAAKMTDHCHPQIIKKRKTLLDAVAKTSAFSYKKHFLNTRAEVLVETERDSKTNKLCGYSERYIKVLFDGPETIKNSIVSVRIEEVTPLLMTGTLQ; translated from the coding sequence ATGAAGACGTGTGCCTTTATTACGCTTGGATGCAAGGTCAATCAGTATGAGACCCAGGCCATACGGGAATCCCTTGCCGCGAAAGGATTCATAGAAACCGCTCCTGAACAAGCTGCTGATCTTTATGTAATCAACACCTGTACGGTCACCTCGGCCAGCGACGAAAAATCACGACAATACATCAAAAAGGTCAGACGAAAAAATCCCGCGGCAACAGTCGTTGTTACCGGGTGTTATGCAGAGTCAGATACCGAAACCATTAAAAAACTGGAAGGTGTAGACTTTGTGATTACCAAGGCAGAAGAGGCACAATTAGCGGAAATTGTCAGTAGGGACACGGTGCACCGTGTCCCTGCTTCCCCTTCGAAGAGGGGGGGATGGGGTGATGATACATATATTCCCAGGTCCGAGAAAGAATCTATTTACAATCTTAAAATAAGTCATTTTGCAGGGCATACAAGGGCATTCCTCAAGATCGAAGACGGATGTGACTTGTATTGTTCCTATTGTATCATCCCTTACGTTCGCGGAGGTATCAAGAGCCGGAGACCACAGGATATCCTGGAAGAAGCGCAACGTTTAATTGATAACGGTTACAAGGAGATTATCCTGACCGGCATTCATCTGGGGGCTTACGGCAAGGACACTCAGGGAAACTACCGTTTATTGGATATTATTCAGATGCTCTGTAACCTATCAGGATTAGAAAGACTCCGACTAAGCTCTATCGAAGTTAATGAAATAACTCATGATTTAATCGACCTTGTTGCACATACAAACCAGATATGCCCCCATTTTCATATTCCATTACAAAGTGGAGATGATTTTATTCTGAAGAGGATGAACAGAAAATATTCCTCATCTCAATATTTAGAGGTACTTGATAGCATCCGTTCAAAGATTGATTCACCGTCATTTACCACTGACGTCATAGTAGGCTTTCCGGGAGAAAAGGATGCACACTTTGAAAATACTATCAATCTCTGTAAAAAAGTTGGCTTTAGCCGGATGCATATATTCCCTTTTAGTGCACGAGAAGGTACCCCTGCGGCGAAAATGACTGACCATTGTCACCCTCAGATTATCAAAAAAAGAAAGACACTCCTGGATGCTGTGGCAAAAACTTCAGCCTTTTCCTACAAGAAACATTTTTTAAACACACGCGCTGAGGTCCTTGTAGAAACGGAAAGAGACTCAAAAACAAACAAATTATGTGGATACTCCGAACGGTATATCAAGGTTTTATTTGACGGACCGGAAACCATCAAAAATTCAATTGTTTCGGTACGGATAGAAGAAGTTACCCCCTTGCTGATGACGGGGACTTTACAATAA
- the ald gene encoding alanine dehydrogenase, whose translation MIIGVPKEIKSDEYRVALIPAGVEEMLKRGHAVIVEKGAGLGSGISDQEYTSAGAKLVDEPGEIYDKAQLVMKVKEPLPEEYPLLREDQIVFTFFHFAASKQLTDAILKARVVAIAYETIRDEHGRHPILTPMSEVAGRMSIQEGAKYLEKPMLGRGILLGGVPGVAPAEVVIIGGGVVGTNAAKVAAGLGARVTILDINIDRLRYLDDIMPKNVVTLMSNTQNIREKIRDADLLIGAVLIEGARAPRVVTREMVRTMKPGAVIVDVAIDQGGCVKTSKPTTHSNPIYKEYDVIHYCVTNIPGAVACTSTHALTNVTLPYALEIADKGYEPAARENPAILRGVNMVKGKLTNKAVASAFGMTYSASE comes from the coding sequence ATGATTATTGGCGTACCGAAAGAGATTAAATCAGATGAGTATCGGGTGGCTCTTATTCCTGCAGGTGTGGAGGAGATGTTGAAACGCGGACACGCTGTGATTGTTGAAAAGGGCGCTGGTTTAGGGAGCGGCATCTCTGATCAGGAATATACAAGTGCGGGTGCAAAGCTTGTTGATGAGCCAGGGGAAATTTACGATAAAGCACAGCTTGTGATGAAGGTCAAAGAACCCTTACCTGAAGAATACCCTTTGCTGAGAGAAGACCAGATCGTATTCACTTTTTTCCACTTTGCTGCTTCGAAACAATTAACAGACGCGATACTGAAGGCAAGGGTGGTAGCCATTGCCTACGAAACGATACGGGACGAACATGGGCGCCACCCGATCCTGACACCCATGAGTGAGGTGGCAGGGCGGATGTCCATCCAGGAGGGTGCAAAATATCTGGAGAAACCCATGCTTGGGCGCGGTATACTTTTGGGCGGGGTACCAGGGGTAGCCCCTGCAGAGGTGGTTATCATAGGTGGTGGTGTTGTAGGTACCAATGCCGCAAAGGTGGCTGCAGGGCTTGGGGCGCGAGTTACCATCCTCGATATCAATATAGATCGGCTACGATATTTGGATGACATCATGCCAAAAAATGTAGTTACGCTCATGTCAAATACCCAGAATATCCGGGAGAAGATACGGGATGCCGACTTGCTCATTGGTGCCGTACTCATTGAAGGAGCGCGGGCACCACGTGTCGTAACAAGGGAAATGGTTCGAACGATGAAACCCGGTGCAGTGATCGTTGACGTAGCCATTGACCAGGGGGGATGTGTGAAAACGAGCAAACCCACAACCCATAGTAATCCTATTTACAAGGAATATGATGTTATCCATTACTGTGTGACCAATATCCCCGGTGCCGTGGCATGCACATCAACCCATGCACTGACCAACGTAACGCTGCCATATGCCCTGGAGATTGCTGACAAGGGATACGAGCCTGCAGCACGAGAAAACCCTGCCATACTGAGAGGTGTCAACATGGTAAAGGGAAAGCTTACAAACAAGGCAGTTGCTAGTGCTTTTGGTATGACATATAGTGCATCTGAGTAA
- the argJ gene encoding bifunctional glutamate N-acetyltransferase/amino-acid acetyltransferase ArgJ: MQERISGDVEVLTTGCIVAPRGFKAGATYCGIKTVKDSFDLGIIFSEFPATGAALFTTNQIYAAPVKLSRKIIQMGRVRAFVINSGNANACTGEQGYKDAEEMVRIAAKCLKTPEDEILVASTGIIGRPLPMEKVFAGIKASAAFLGNTPEHGNAMARAIMTTDTKQKDIAVKLKINNKFVVIGGIAKGAGMIAPNLATMLCFLTTDVSMPASLLNECLRNSVESSFNCITIDGHMSTNDTIAIIANGASGVNIPSKNHDLQVFQQGLDYVTSYLAKAIVMDGEGATKFIQIDVIGARSRSDATKIARSIADSPLVKTAMNGEDPNWGRIVSAAGYAGVELDESKTNLSINDILIFAKGMPTQCDLNVLSTSMKGRDIKIRLELGLGNFKDTMWTCDLSHEYITINAEYHT, translated from the coding sequence ATGCAGGAAAGGATATCTGGTGACGTGGAAGTACTAACGACAGGATGCATTGTTGCCCCCAGGGGTTTCAAGGCAGGTGCTACCTATTGTGGAATAAAAACGGTAAAAGACAGTTTTGATCTGGGAATTATCTTTTCAGAATTTCCTGCAACTGGCGCCGCCTTGTTTACCACAAACCAGATCTATGCGGCACCGGTAAAGCTCAGCAGAAAAATCATTCAAATGGGTCGCGTGCGTGCCTTCGTCATCAACAGCGGCAACGCCAATGCCTGCACGGGAGAACAGGGTTACAAAGATGCCGAAGAGATGGTACGGATTGCGGCAAAATGCCTGAAAACCCCTGAAGATGAGATACTGGTCGCCTCCACAGGGATTATTGGAAGACCACTTCCCATGGAAAAGGTTTTTGCAGGTATTAAGGCCTCTGCTGCGTTTTTGGGAAACACCCCAGAGCATGGTAATGCCATGGCACGGGCCATCATGACGACGGATACGAAACAAAAAGATATTGCCGTTAAACTAAAGATAAACAACAAATTTGTAGTAATTGGTGGAATTGCAAAAGGGGCAGGGATGATTGCCCCAAACCTTGCAACCATGCTCTGTTTTCTTACGACTGATGTCTCCATGCCGGCATCACTCCTTAACGAATGCCTCAGAAACTCTGTAGAATCCTCTTTTAATTGTATCACCATTGACGGTCACATGAGTACCAACGACACCATTGCCATTATCGCAAACGGTGCCTCTGGGGTAAATATCCCCTCGAAAAATCACGATCTCCAGGTCTTTCAGCAAGGACTGGATTATGTGACCAGCTATTTGGCAAAGGCCATTGTGATGGATGGTGAAGGTGCCACAAAATTTATTCAGATTGATGTGATTGGTGCAAGGTCACGCAGTGATGCAACAAAGATTGCCAGGTCCATTGCAGATTCGCCACTGGTAAAAACGGCAATGAACGGAGAAGACCCCAACTGGGGACGCATCGTCTCCGCTGCTGGTTATGCAGGTGTGGAACTGGATGAATCAAAAACCAATCTCTCTATAAACGACATCCTGATCTTTGCCAAAGGGATGCCAACACAGTGCGACCTCAATGTACTCAGTACCTCCATGAAAGGCAGGGATATCAAGATTCGCCTGGAACTTGGACTGGGGAACTTCAAGGATACCATGTGGACGTGTGACCTGTCACATGAATACATTACCATTAATGCAGAGTACCACACGTGA
- a CDS encoding arginine decarboxylase, pyruvoyl-dependent encodes MIPRLVFFTKGVGKHKDKLQSFELALRKAGIEKCNLVRVSSIFPPNCKIVTKEQGTAMLKSGQVIFCVMSENSTNEPNRMISASVGMAVPSEHEHYGYLSEHHAFGETEEKSGDYAEDLAATMLATTLGIEFDPAKNYDERKETYRMSGKIVKTRNITQAARGDKNGLWTTVVAAAVFIL; translated from the coding sequence ATGATACCGAGGTTGGTATTCTTTACCAAAGGTGTTGGAAAACATAAAGACAAGTTACAGTCATTCGAACTTGCCCTGCGAAAAGCAGGTATTGAAAAATGCAACTTAGTAAGAGTATCAAGCATCTTCCCACCGAATTGCAAGATTGTCACGAAGGAACAAGGTACTGCAATGCTAAAGAGTGGACAGGTGATTTTTTGCGTAATGAGCGAGAATTCTACCAATGAGCCTAATCGGATGATCTCCGCCTCTGTTGGCATGGCGGTTCCATCCGAGCACGAGCACTACGGATATCTCAGCGAACACCATGCCTTTGGAGAAACTGAAGAAAAATCAGGCGATTATGCAGAAGACCTTGCCGCCACCATGCTGGCCACTACTCTGGGTATCGAATTCGACCCTGCAAAAAACTATGATGAACGGAAAGAAACGTATCGGATGAGTGGTAAAATCGTAAAAACGAGAAATATCACACAAGCAGCGCGGGGGGACAAAAATGGCTTGTGGACTACCGTAGTTGCAGCGGCTGTATTTATTTTATAA
- a CDS encoding FAD-binding protein — protein MMIQEKDYTHVSILVIGAGPGGLAAAIAAKSAHKDADVVVLEKGGSLGSHNLSGAVLEMASLKRLLDEASPDWLSMEGADHITGKEVKTDDVCFLLGKKFAINISPLIKIGKKLGLSFGEMDNSGDHIISIGKLTRFLGKIAISLGIEVYTSFGVKEILYEQTRKEVYGVKLVDQGLDKKGYQQPNYLEGETITADIIILAEGADGLVTEDLVAKAGLQREINQVFSVGVKEIIRVSKERYESFGNNRVVHTLGYPLWFPLFGPEIFGGGFAYSYGDNQIAIGIIAGADWKYCNFNPQKALEDFKRHAFVRQFIEGGEIIEAGVKMIPEGGYYALPRYKQSGTNGKTTGTVGYKNVMIVGDSAGFVNMHKIKGLHNAVESGLRAGKASIQCLNDPSKAAEVYTHLLEQNSVINEMKSARNFRAIIAKFGPTFGFPFSIIGKFLPRFGMERDFKAMTSAKFKYGIPGKFDKTTFVSLAGTKHREDQPAHLRISDQNFCINKCDRLFDRACITFCPAGVYEQVGNDTLPANPSNCIHCKTCQRKCPFDNIRWTVPEGGGGPRYKQM, from the coding sequence ATGATGATACAAGAAAAAGATTATACACATGTTTCAATCCTTGTTATAGGTGCTGGACCTGGTGGCCTGGCTGCCGCAATTGCAGCCAAAAGTGCACATAAAGATGCAGACGTCGTGGTTCTGGAAAAGGGAGGGTCCCTTGGCAGCCACAATCTGTCTGGTGCAGTTCTGGAAATGGCCTCATTAAAACGCCTGCTTGACGAAGCCAGCCCTGATTGGCTTTCCATGGAAGGAGCTGATCATATCACAGGAAAGGAGGTAAAAACTGATGACGTCTGCTTCCTCCTGGGAAAAAAATTTGCCATCAACATCTCACCGCTCATTAAGATTGGGAAGAAATTGGGACTATCATTTGGTGAAATGGACAATAGTGGTGATCATATTATTTCAATAGGTAAGTTGACGAGATTTCTTGGTAAAATTGCCATCTCGCTGGGTATCGAGGTTTATACAAGCTTTGGCGTGAAGGAAATCTTATATGAGCAGACACGGAAAGAAGTTTACGGAGTTAAACTTGTTGATCAGGGTCTAGACAAAAAAGGGTATCAACAACCCAATTACCTTGAGGGCGAGACGATTACCGCGGATATTATTATCCTTGCCGAAGGAGCGGATGGCCTTGTTACCGAGGATTTGGTTGCAAAGGCCGGCCTACAACGAGAGATCAATCAGGTATTTTCGGTTGGCGTTAAAGAAATCATTCGGGTTAGTAAAGAGCGCTATGAATCGTTCGGCAATAACCGGGTGGTCCATACACTGGGTTATCCGTTATGGTTTCCCCTATTTGGCCCAGAAATTTTTGGGGGTGGATTTGCGTACAGCTATGGTGATAATCAGATCGCGATTGGCATTATTGCGGGGGCTGACTGGAAGTATTGTAACTTTAATCCGCAAAAGGCCCTGGAAGATTTTAAACGTCATGCGTTTGTCCGTCAGTTCATTGAAGGAGGCGAAATAATTGAAGCCGGTGTAAAAATGATCCCTGAAGGGGGTTATTATGCATTGCCTCGTTACAAACAATCAGGCACCAATGGCAAGACAACGGGTACTGTCGGTTACAAAAATGTGATGATCGTTGGCGACAGTGCAGGTTTTGTAAATATGCACAAGATCAAGGGACTCCACAATGCCGTTGAATCCGGATTACGTGCTGGCAAGGCATCAATTCAATGTCTCAACGATCCTAGCAAGGCTGCTGAAGTCTACACCCATCTGTTAGAACAAAATTCAGTAATAAATGAAATGAAGTCTGCCAGAAATTTTCGTGCAATAATCGCAAAATTTGGTCCAACATTCGGTTTCCCATTTTCGATTATTGGCAAGTTCTTACCTCGGTTTGGTATGGAAAGAGATTTCAAGGCAATGACCTCAGCCAAGTTCAAATATGGTATTCCAGGCAAATTTGACAAGACGACCTTCGTCTCATTAGCTGGTACAAAGCACAGGGAAGACCAACCTGCGCATCTCCGTATTTCAGACCAAAATTTTTGTATCAATAAGTGCGATCGCCTTTTTGATCGGGCATGCATAACGTTTTGTCCCGCAGGTGTTTATGAGCAGGTTGGAAATGATACCCTTCCAGCAAATCCTTCGAATTGTATCCACTGCAAGACCTGCCAGAGAAAGTGTCCTTTTGATAATATCAGATGGACTGTACCAGAGGGCGGTGGAGGGCCCAGATACAAACAGATGTAA